One window of Lytechinus variegatus isolate NC3 chromosome 2, Lvar_3.0, whole genome shotgun sequence genomic DNA carries:
- the LOC121408010 gene encoding uncharacterized protein LOC121408010: MEPRGINAAHLRYPQITDAAKIKDVVPQEEERIWIDNLLAVSEEPDEGWDYIDQIICNDWNLAVRGWDDTVPYVKYAWGDAPVTSKKREAEDHGGGKRNRGRRHQQPPVDDSWKRCVEPRTYRYVYDPKGLHHTTLKYYSGVTLERSVEDDGFSDHILKLREYLEKTLNHAKKETSQGIKEHAKLGQYVANKTSTSRDRREKHSLEKKVGGKLRGLGEGLYVMTDDSCPEDEEDARVTLKGVEGKGLDDSLRSKIDRQPTPILPIRKVEKVNHGQIDHITNQRESPRLKLTHGLNVGSGATSSYEKFPTNSYEKFPTHSVHVTPHNILDLTLNPLKKVTPYQRQIHDDNEVLLHDRGERIPPSKPSSAKSEPDHTPSYKVLLERSSAPHMGSRGDRTMLAEVNGKAMPMPPPVKEFPLAQELAAVSKLLRDQDQKNKHKGKQGKSKPIKLGAGYVNEAGPKLGDPLHRGVMDRETAGAMAAELLPGVSGHKLNLPAYSQRIL; the protein is encoded by the coding sequence ATGGAACCAAGAGGAATAAATGCTGCCCATCTAAGATACCCACAAATCACAGATGCAGCCAAGATAAAGGATGTTGTTCCTCAGGAAGAGGAGAGAATATGGATAGATAATCTTCTGGCTGTCAGTGAAGAACCAGACGAAGGATGGGATTATATTGATCAGATAATTTGTAATGATTGGAACCTAGCGGTGCGGGGATGGGACGACACAGTGCCTTATGTGAAGTATGCCTGGGGAGATGCTCCTGTAACCTCGAAGAAGCGGGAAGCAGAGGATCATGGTGGCGGGAAAAGGAATCGAGGGAGACGTCACCAGCAGCCACCTGTGGATGACTCCTGGAAGCGTTGCGTAGAGCCAAGGACGTACAGGTATGTGTATGATCCCAAAGGATTGCATCACACAACCCTCAAGTATTACAGTGGAGTTACCCTTGAGAGATCAGTGGAGGATGACGGTTTCTCGgatcatattttgaaattacGGGAGTATTTGGAGAAGACGTTGAATCATGCCAAGAAGGAGACCTCACAAGGGATCAAGGAGCATGCCAAGCTTGGGCAGTATGTTGCTAATAAAACATCCACCTCAAGAGATAGGAGAGAGAAGCATTCTTTAGAGAAGAAAGTTGGTGGAAAGCTGCGTGGACTTGGAGAAGGTTTGTATGTTATGACGGATGACTCGTGTCCAGAGGATGAGGAGGATGCGAGGGTCACACTGAAAGGTGTGGAAGGTAAGGGCTTAGATGATAGTTTGCGTTCAAAGATAGACCGTCAACCAACTCCGATCTTGCCAATTAGGAAAGTAGAAAAAGTAAACCATGGGCAAATTGATCATATTACGAACCAAAGAGAAAGTCCGCGGCTGAAACTCACCCATGGTTTGAATGTTGGAAGCGGAGCGACAAGCAGCTATGAGAAATTTCCAACCAACAGCTACGAAAAGTTTCCGACACATTCTGTTCATGTAACTCCACATAACATTCTTGACTTAACGCTTAACCCTCTCAAAAAAGTGACACCTTATCAGAGACAGATCCATGATGACAATGAGGTTCTATTGCATGATCGTGGAGAAAGGATACCACCAAGCAAACCGTCTAGTGCTAAATCCGAGCCAGACCACACTCCATCCTACAAAGTCCTCCTAGAACGTTCTTCTGCGCCTCACATGGGAAGCAGAGGAGATAGGACGATGCTTGCAGAAGTGAACGGTAAAGCAATGCCCATGCCCCCGCCCGTCAAAGAGTTCCCCCTTGCACAAGAGCTTGCTGCGGTAAGCAAACTTCTCAGAGATCAAGACCAAAAGAACAAGCACAAGGGGAAGCAAGGAAAGTCCAAGCCAATCAAACTTGGGGCAGGGTATGTGAATGAAGCAGGACCCAAGCTAGGGGATCCATTGCACCGTGGTGTGATGGACAGAGAGACAGCAGGGGCCATGGCTGCAGAGTTGCTACCTGGAGTTAGTGGACATAAACTCAATCTTCCAGCATATTCCCAAAGAATTCTTTGA